From Micromonospora sp. NBC_01699, a single genomic window includes:
- a CDS encoding aldehyde dehydrogenase family protein → MNTATFPVPAHWIGGEAVAGSAETTTVVNPATGRVVTDVPAGTAADVDRAVAAARAALPAWAATAPAERAAVVRRIAAGLQTRAEEIAAAITAEMGSPITMSRTAQVGFPVAVAESVAALATGFEWTEEVGNSLIVREPIGVVGAITPWNFPLQQIVSKLAPALVAGNTMVFKPSEVAPLTARILAEVSRDAGLPAGVFNIVYGTGPVVGEAISAHPDIDMVSFTGSTRAGRRISVVASETVKRVALELGGKGANIILDDADLARAVETGVMMAFSNGGQVCGAWPRMLVPASRHDEIVELAVAAAAQYPVGDPLDETTRIGPMSSEAHRRKVDGYIERGIADGATLVFGGPGRPEGLSEGAYVRPTIFANVDPDSAIAQEEIFGPVLTIIPYADEDRAVEIANSTVYGLTSGVFGERGHALAIARRLRTGQVDVNGAQWNPLAPFGGYKQSGNGREFGRQGLEEFLETKSIQL, encoded by the coding sequence ATGAACACAGCCACCTTCCCCGTACCCGCCCACTGGATCGGCGGCGAGGCCGTCGCCGGATCCGCCGAGACCACCACGGTGGTGAACCCGGCGACCGGCAGGGTCGTCACCGACGTACCGGCCGGCACCGCCGCCGACGTCGACCGTGCGGTCGCCGCCGCACGGGCCGCCCTTCCGGCCTGGGCCGCGACCGCCCCGGCCGAGCGGGCCGCCGTGGTGCGGCGCATCGCCGCCGGCCTGCAAACCCGCGCCGAGGAGATCGCCGCCGCGATCACCGCCGAGATGGGTTCGCCGATCACCATGTCCCGCACCGCCCAGGTCGGCTTCCCGGTCGCGGTGGCGGAGTCGGTCGCCGCGCTCGCCACCGGCTTCGAGTGGACCGAGGAGGTCGGGAACTCGCTGATCGTCCGCGAACCGATAGGCGTCGTCGGGGCGATCACGCCGTGGAACTTCCCGCTCCAGCAGATCGTCTCGAAGCTGGCGCCCGCGCTGGTGGCGGGTAACACCATGGTCTTCAAACCGTCCGAGGTAGCGCCGCTGACGGCGCGGATCCTCGCCGAGGTCAGCCGCGACGCGGGCCTGCCGGCCGGGGTCTTCAACATCGTGTACGGCACCGGCCCGGTGGTCGGCGAGGCGATCTCGGCCCATCCGGACATCGACATGGTGTCCTTCACCGGCTCGACCCGGGCCGGCCGGCGGATCTCCGTGGTCGCGTCGGAAACGGTCAAACGGGTCGCGCTCGAACTCGGCGGCAAGGGGGCGAACATCATCCTGGACGACGCCGACCTGGCGCGAGCGGTCGAGACGGGCGTGATGATGGCCTTCTCCAACGGCGGCCAGGTCTGCGGTGCCTGGCCACGGATGCTGGTCCCGGCGTCCCGGCACGACGAGATCGTCGAGCTGGCGGTCGCCGCCGCCGCGCAATATCCGGTCGGGGATCCGCTGGACGAGACGACCCGGATCGGCCCGATGTCCTCGGAGGCACACCGACGGAAGGTCGACGGCTACATCGAACGTGGGATCGCCGACGGCGCCACCCTCGTCTTCGGTGGTCCGGGGCGACCCGAGGGGCTGTCGGAGGGCGCCTACGTCCGACCGACGATCTTCGCGAACGTCGACCCGGACTCCGCCATCGCCCAGGAGGAGATCTTCGGCCCGGTGCTCACGATCATCCCGTACGCGGACGAGGACCGGGCCGTGGAGATCGCCAACAGCACGGTGTACGGCCTCACCTCGGGTGTGTTCGGCGAGCGCGGGCACGCCCTGGCGATCGCCAGGCGGCTCCGTACGGGCCAGGTCGACGTCAACGGCGCCCAGTGGAACCCGCTCGCCCCGTTCGGGGGTTACAAGCAGTCCGGCAACGGTCGGGAGTTCGGCCGGCAGGGTCTTGAGGAGTTCCTGGAGACCAAGTCCATCCAACTGTGA
- a CDS encoding alpha/beta hydrolase family protein gives MARFVPPHSRAGAAAALSTAVLAGCLVVPGLIAAPAAAQPNDGATGSNSFTVEPLSDGGWRVELRLDEPLPVRDAVPELAVDGQIIGTAEESADGLTLSTETTDASVADAERVDVGWNGVVPDLLPSPQRRAPAPEGRRGPHRKKPLFTDPATPGRYAVERLDYDLGDTATTLSGLDNLPVELRAAVYAPARAKGPRPVVVFLHGRHSACYNPVTRQTNNTNWPCLAGFIPIDSHLGYTETAESLASHGYVVVSISANGINAKDATNTDDNGALARGQLVLRHLDQLARWNDSKGPSWSRHPLAGRLDLRNVGLMGHSRGGEGVVEAALLNAGNRHPYGIRAVLPLAPVDFGRPTLPDVPMAVLLPYCDGDVSNQQGQHFFDDTRYSVDDDVLRSSLMIMGANHNFFNTEWTPGVSVSPSNDDWSPATDEVCGSASPSRLTGAEQRAVGTAYMAGFFRLVQGGETAFLPLFDGTDGTVPSAGRAEVYAQAQAPGSRRLDLAPLERPADTVSVTGFDLGAYCYSVASRVLVGDTPCSATTATSKIPHWTPATFATSVPTSPVLRLGWSPTSTSPQVRVAVPTGDRDVRRYDALTFRLARDEAAVGDVDLDVAVVDWAGRSATVRVGTVSPALDPFPASTNTPNGISRLGKTWLRTVRLPVDSMRGVDLRNIRFVTVRPATPTGGAYLSDISFDSPGVGDGGATSAAQVSIADATVSEGAGPGTATMRLTLTDRLRSAATVQVQAAASGSASAGQVPLLSFPVTIPRGATGARIEVPLVGNTAVNTASLRYKITISAPTGAVIGDGFAWLTVLDDDTA, from the coding sequence ATGGCCCGTTTCGTCCCACCGCACAGCCGAGCCGGAGCGGCGGCAGCGCTGTCGACCGCCGTGCTCGCCGGATGCCTCGTCGTACCCGGACTGATCGCCGCTCCCGCCGCCGCGCAACCCAACGACGGGGCGACGGGCTCGAACAGCTTCACCGTCGAGCCCCTGTCGGACGGCGGGTGGCGGGTCGAGCTGCGGCTCGACGAGCCGCTGCCGGTCCGCGACGCCGTACCGGAACTGGCCGTGGACGGTCAGATCATCGGTACGGCCGAGGAGTCCGCCGACGGACTCACCCTCAGCACGGAGACCACCGACGCCAGCGTCGCCGACGCCGAGCGGGTCGACGTCGGGTGGAACGGCGTGGTTCCCGACCTGCTGCCGTCGCCGCAGCGGCGCGCCCCGGCACCGGAGGGCCGCAGGGGCCCGCACCGGAAGAAGCCGCTCTTCACCGACCCGGCCACGCCCGGCCGCTACGCCGTCGAACGGCTCGACTACGACCTCGGCGACACCGCCACGACCCTGTCCGGGCTCGACAACCTCCCGGTCGAGCTGCGCGCCGCCGTCTACGCCCCGGCCCGCGCGAAGGGGCCCCGCCCGGTGGTGGTCTTCCTGCACGGCCGGCACTCGGCCTGCTACAACCCCGTCACCCGGCAGACCAACAACACCAACTGGCCGTGCCTGGCCGGGTTCATCCCGATCGACAGCCACCTCGGCTACACCGAGACGGCCGAGTCCCTGGCCAGCCACGGCTACGTGGTGGTCTCGATCAGCGCCAACGGCATCAACGCCAAGGACGCCACGAACACCGACGACAACGGCGCGCTGGCCCGTGGACAGCTCGTCCTGCGACACCTGGACCAGCTGGCGCGGTGGAACGACTCGAAGGGCCCGTCGTGGTCCCGCCATCCGCTGGCCGGGCGCCTGGACCTGCGCAACGTCGGGCTGATGGGACACTCGCGCGGTGGCGAGGGCGTGGTCGAGGCCGCGCTGCTCAACGCCGGGAACCGGCACCCGTACGGGATCCGCGCCGTACTGCCGCTCGCACCGGTCGACTTCGGCCGGCCGACCCTGCCGGACGTCCCGATGGCGGTGCTGCTGCCGTACTGCGACGGTGATGTCTCCAACCAGCAGGGGCAGCACTTCTTCGACGACACCCGCTACTCGGTGGACGACGACGTGCTGCGCTCCTCGCTCATGATCATGGGCGCGAACCACAACTTCTTCAACACCGAGTGGACGCCGGGCGTCTCCGTCTCGCCGTCGAACGACGACTGGTCACCCGCCACCGACGAGGTGTGCGGCAGCGCCAGCCCGAGCCGGTTGACCGGCGCCGAGCAGCGGGCCGTCGGCACGGCGTACATGGCCGGGTTCTTCCGGCTCGTACAGGGCGGGGAGACCGCGTTCCTCCCGCTGTTCGACGGCACCGACGGCACGGTGCCGTCGGCCGGCCGGGCGGAGGTGTACGCCCAGGCCCAGGCACCCGGCTCGCGCCGCCTGGACCTCGCCCCGCTGGAACGTCCCGCCGACACCGTCTCGGTCACCGGCTTCGACCTGGGCGCGTACTGCTACAGCGTGGCCTCGCGGGTCCTGGTCGGCGACACACCGTGCTCGGCGACCACCGCCACGTCCAAGATCCCGCACTGGACGCCGGCCACCTTCGCCACCTCGGTCCCGACCAGCCCGGTCCTGCGGCTGGGGTGGAGCCCGACATCGACGTCCCCGCAGGTACGGGTGGCCGTCCCGACCGGCGACCGGGACGTACGCCGGTACGACGCGCTCACCTTCCGGCTGGCTCGGGACGAGGCGGCGGTCGGCGACGTCGACCTCGACGTGGCGGTGGTCGACTGGGCGGGCCGTTCGGCGACCGTCCGGGTGGGCACCGTCAGCCCCGCCCTCGATCCGTTCCCGGCCTCGACGAACACCCCGAACGGGATCAGCCGGCTGGGCAAGACCTGGCTGCGTACCGTCCGGCTGCCGGTCGACTCGATGCGCGGAGTGGACCTGAGGAACATTCGGTTCGTCACCGTACGCCCGGCCACGCCCACCGGTGGCGCCTACCTGTCCGACATCAGCTTCGACAGCCCCGGCGTCGGCGACGGTGGCGCCACCTCGGCGGCACAGGTCAGCATCGCCGACGCGACCGTGAGCGAGGGCGCCGGGCCGGGCACCGCGACGATGCGACTGACCCTCACCGACCGGCTCAGGAGCGCGGCGACGGTCCAGGTCCAGGCGGCGGCGAGCGGGTCCGCGTCCGCCGGACAGGTGCCGCTGCTGTCGTTCCCGGTCACCATCCCCCGGGGAGCGACCGGGGCCCGGATCGAGGTGCCGCTGGTCGGCAACACGGCGGTCAACACCGCCTCGCTCCGCTACAAGATCACCATCTCGGCGCCGACCGGGGCCGTGATCGGTGACGGCTTCGCCTGGCTCACCGTGCTCGACGACGACACCGCCTGA
- a CDS encoding NADPH-dependent F420 reductase: MSDGVPVLAPMPRLAVLGAGHTGPVIARVAIAAGYPVTIAAAGDPARIALITRVLAPGAEPRWAADAVTDADIVVLAIPLHRFATFDPDLVAGKLVVDTMNYWTPIDGVQQMFEDPAYGSSEIVQRRLAHSTVVKTFNQFGYHELEEERRPAGSPERRALGVAGDDPAGVKVVAELVERVGYDSVRLDSLRAGRLLEPGGPVFGASLRRAEFELALDTGTG, translated from the coding sequence ATGAGCGACGGCGTACCCGTCCTGGCGCCGATGCCACGGCTCGCGGTGCTCGGCGCGGGCCACACCGGCCCGGTGATCGCGCGGGTAGCGATCGCCGCCGGCTATCCCGTGACGATCGCCGCCGCCGGTGACCCCGCGCGGATCGCCCTGATCACCCGGGTGCTGGCCCCCGGAGCCGAGCCGCGCTGGGCCGCCGACGCCGTCACCGACGCCGACATCGTGGTGCTGGCCATCCCGCTGCACCGGTTCGCGACCTTCGATCCCGACCTGGTGGCCGGCAAGCTCGTCGTGGACACGATGAACTACTGGACGCCGATCGACGGTGTGCAGCAGATGTTCGAGGACCCCGCGTACGGCAGCAGCGAGATCGTCCAGCGCCGGCTCGCCCACTCCACCGTCGTCAAGACCTTCAACCAGTTCGGCTACCACGAACTTGAGGAGGAACGCCGGCCTGCCGGCTCACCCGAGCGCCGCGCGCTCGGCGTCGCCGGGGACGACCCGGCCGGGGTCAAGGTGGTGGCGGAACTCGTCGAACGCGTCGGCTACGACAGCGTACGGCTGGACAGCCTCCGCGCCGGCCGCCTGCTCGAACCGGGCGGACCCGTCTTCGGCGCCTCGCTGCGTCGGGCCGAATTCGAACTGGCCCTGGACACCGGAACCGGTTAG
- a CDS encoding (2Fe-2S)-binding protein, which translates to MVDLTVNGEPRRVLVDVRTTLLDVIREHLDLTGSKKGCDHGQCGACTMRVGGSTVLSCLTLAVAVREPVETIESLAAPDGTLHPMQQAFIEQDAFQCGYCTPGQILSAIACVEDGYAGSDHEIRDHMSGNLCRCGAYPHIVAAVRQVRDTTPARGTGPTAHGTATGRG; encoded by the coding sequence GTGGTCGACCTGACGGTGAACGGGGAGCCCCGCCGGGTCCTGGTCGACGTCCGCACCACCCTGCTCGACGTCATCCGCGAACACCTCGACCTGACCGGGTCGAAAAAGGGCTGCGACCACGGCCAGTGCGGCGCCTGCACGATGCGGGTCGGCGGCAGCACGGTCCTGTCCTGCCTCACCCTGGCGGTCGCCGTACGCGAGCCGGTCGAGACGATCGAGTCGCTCGCCGCGCCGGACGGGACCCTGCACCCGATGCAGCAGGCGTTCATCGAACAGGACGCCTTCCAGTGCGGCTACTGCACGCCGGGTCAGATCCTGTCCGCCATCGCCTGCGTCGAGGACGGGTACGCGGGCTCCGACCACGAGATCCGCGACCACATGAGCGGCAACCTGTGCCGGTGCGGGGCGTACCCGCACATCGTCGCCGCCGTACGGCAGGTTCGGGACACGACACCGGCGCGCGGGACCGGACCGACCGCCCACGGCACCGCGACCGGGCGGGGCTGA
- a CDS encoding FAD binding domain-containing protein produces MRPFVYTRVDTAEQAVARAAPVDGTVGPTNSPVQFLAGGTNIVDYLKLSCWTADELVDINGLRDEHGSIEVTPDGIRFGSLVRLRQALDHPAVVRDYPVIAETLGRAASPQLRNMASLAGNLLQRTRCGYFRDVDYDECNKRRPGSGCAAIGGRNRMHAVLGVSDSCIASYPGDLAQALVALDTRVETLGPDGVRTFPVRDLHTGADRPEVETILAPGELITALFVPSGPHTRRSTYVKVRDRESYEFAVASAAVALDLADDGTVTDVRIAVGGLAYRPWRADAAEEFLRGRPLTADSAEQAGRVALDGAVTHGDNDHSPELGARTVARALIQAAQLQV; encoded by the coding sequence GTGCGCCCCTTCGTCTACACCAGGGTCGACACCGCCGAGCAGGCCGTCGCCCGCGCCGCCCCGGTCGACGGCACTGTCGGCCCGACCAACTCCCCGGTCCAGTTCCTGGCCGGCGGCACCAACATCGTCGACTACCTCAAGCTGTCCTGCTGGACCGCCGACGAGCTGGTCGACATCAACGGGCTCCGGGACGAGCACGGCTCCATCGAGGTGACCCCGGACGGGATCCGGTTCGGCTCGCTGGTCCGCCTGCGCCAGGCCCTCGACCACCCGGCGGTCGTCCGGGACTACCCGGTCATCGCCGAGACGCTGGGGCGGGCCGCCAGCCCACAGCTGCGCAACATGGCCTCGCTCGCCGGCAACCTGCTGCAACGCACCCGGTGCGGCTACTTCCGGGACGTCGACTACGACGAGTGCAACAAGCGCCGGCCCGGCTCCGGCTGTGCCGCCATCGGCGGGAGGAACCGGATGCACGCGGTGCTCGGGGTGAGCGACAGCTGCATCGCCAGCTACCCCGGCGACCTCGCCCAGGCACTCGTCGCCCTCGACACGCGGGTGGAGACCCTCGGCCCCGACGGCGTACGGACGTTTCCGGTGCGGGACCTGCACACGGGTGCGGACCGACCGGAGGTCGAGACCATCCTCGCACCGGGCGAACTGATCACCGCGCTGTTCGTACCGTCGGGTCCGCACACCCGGCGCTCGACGTACGTCAAGGTACGCGACCGCGAAAGCTACGAGTTCGCGGTCGCCAGCGCGGCGGTCGCACTCGACCTGGCGGACGACGGAACCGTCACCGACGTGCGGATAGCCGTCGGCGGCCTGGCCTACCGGCCCTGGCGGGCCGACGCGGCGGAGGAGTTCCTGCGCGGCCGACCACTGACCGCCGACAGCGCGGAGCAGGCCGGACGCGTCGCCCTCGACGGCGCCGTCACCCACGGCGACAACGACCACTCCCCCGAACTCGGCGCCCGCACGGTCGCCCGAGCCCTGATCCAGGCCGCACAGTTGCAGGTGTGA
- a CDS encoding xanthine dehydrogenase family protein molybdopterin-binding subunit: protein MTAPPDGRPTRIGTPTSRVDGWMRVTGAARYGSDYAVPHQAYAYLRTSAIARGRITGIDETGARSLPGVLDILTYRNVGDAIKPGRDFARQGVMDSTVAPLASDRVWYAGQIVAMVIAESFEQARDAAGRLRIDYAAEPAKSTFADDDFVAAERSGAAGQSDARSGTADPAETEGVGDPDGAQADSPVTVDAWYATPTQHHNPIELFTTTCAWTGSRLTVWESSRNVTGFRNGLAEQLGIDADDVRVVSPYIGGAFGSRGFLNQRTAIVALAARRLKRPVRLAVTRAQMFTIATYRAETRQHVRLGATPDGRLRALTHRGWEISSRADTFKVAGTESSTRLYDCPNVGSAVTVVHADRNTPGFMRCPPEVVYLFAIESAMDELSYALGMDPVELRRINDTMVEPVNGRRYTSRNLVACLDAAADAFGWADRDPRPGSMVDGDWQIGYGCAAMSHTAFAAPASARITVSPQGWVRVQTGGHDVGGGLGTAIAMTVSDLLEVPLGRISVDLGDSDLPPGPIAGGSMSTASVCSAVAKACEQIRVRRAATTPGDGGGAIEAYAEFLPRGVPDSGRRMLYAGSPMPSGGYRLPDRAECSFGAVFVEVRVHRQTREVRLPRIVGAYAAGRVINPKTAESQLMGAQIFGTSMALYEGTDLDERYARYTNTNLADYHIPVNADITDHQIIIIPEIDNSLNELGIKGVGELATSGVNAAIANAVHHATGVRIRELPIRLEKLLSVRA from the coding sequence ATGACAGCCCCACCGGACGGCAGACCGACCCGCATCGGGACACCCACCTCCCGGGTCGACGGATGGATGCGGGTCACCGGCGCGGCCAGGTACGGCTCCGACTACGCCGTCCCACACCAGGCGTACGCGTACCTGCGCACCAGCGCGATCGCCCGGGGCCGGATCACCGGCATCGACGAGACCGGGGCGCGGAGCCTGCCCGGGGTGCTCGACATCCTGACGTACCGCAACGTCGGCGACGCCATCAAGCCCGGTCGGGACTTCGCACGGCAGGGGGTGATGGACTCCACCGTCGCCCCGCTCGCCTCCGACCGGGTGTGGTACGCCGGCCAGATCGTCGCGATGGTGATCGCCGAGTCGTTCGAGCAGGCCCGCGACGCCGCCGGGCGGCTCCGGATCGACTACGCGGCGGAACCCGCGAAGTCCACCTTCGCCGACGACGACTTCGTGGCCGCCGAGCGGTCCGGCGCGGCCGGGCAGTCCGACGCGCGGTCGGGTACGGCCGACCCGGCCGAGACCGAGGGCGTCGGCGACCCGGACGGCGCCCAGGCCGACTCGCCGGTGACCGTCGACGCGTGGTACGCGACACCGACCCAGCACCACAACCCGATCGAGCTGTTCACCACCACCTGCGCCTGGACCGGGTCCCGCCTGACGGTCTGGGAGTCGTCCCGGAACGTGACCGGGTTCCGCAACGGGCTGGCCGAGCAGCTCGGCATCGACGCCGACGACGTACGCGTGGTGTCGCCGTACATCGGGGGTGCGTTCGGGTCGCGCGGCTTCCTCAACCAGCGGACCGCGATCGTGGCGCTGGCCGCCCGGCGACTCAAACGCCCGGTCCGGCTGGCGGTCACCCGGGCGCAGATGTTCACCATCGCCACGTACCGGGCCGAGACCCGCCAGCACGTACGACTCGGTGCGACGCCGGACGGCCGGCTGCGCGCGCTGACCCACCGGGGCTGGGAGATCAGCAGCCGGGCGGACACCTTCAAGGTCGCCGGTACGGAGTCGTCGACCCGGCTGTACGACTGCCCGAACGTGGGCTCGGCGGTCACCGTCGTGCACGCCGACCGCAACACGCCGGGCTTCATGCGCTGCCCGCCCGAGGTGGTGTACCTGTTCGCCATCGAGTCGGCGATGGACGAGCTGAGCTACGCCCTCGGCATGGACCCGGTCGAGCTGCGCCGGATCAACGACACCATGGTCGAGCCGGTCAACGGCCGCCGGTACACCTCGCGAAACCTGGTCGCCTGTCTGGACGCCGCCGCCGACGCCTTCGGCTGGGCCGACCGCGACCCACGGCCGGGCAGCATGGTCGACGGCGACTGGCAGATCGGGTACGGCTGCGCCGCGATGTCGCACACCGCGTTCGCCGCACCGGCCAGCGCCCGGATCACGGTGTCGCCACAGGGCTGGGTCCGGGTGCAGACCGGCGGACACGATGTCGGCGGCGGCCTCGGCACCGCGATCGCGATGACGGTCTCGGACCTGCTGGAGGTGCCGCTGGGACGGATCAGCGTCGACCTCGGGGACAGTGACCTGCCACCGGGCCCGATCGCCGGCGGCTCGATGTCCACCGCGAGCGTTTGCAGCGCCGTGGCGAAGGCGTGCGAGCAGATCCGGGTACGCCGGGCCGCGACGACGCCCGGCGACGGCGGCGGCGCCATCGAGGCGTACGCGGAGTTCCTGCCCCGGGGCGTGCCGGACAGCGGCAGGCGGATGCTGTACGCGGGCAGCCCGATGCCCAGCGGCGGATACCGGTTGCCGGATCGCGCCGAGTGCTCGTTCGGAGCCGTGTTCGTGGAGGTGCGCGTCCACCGGCAGACCCGTGAGGTGCGCCTGCCCCGGATCGTCGGCGCGTACGCGGCCGGACGGGTGATCAACCCGAAGACGGCCGAGAGCCAACTGATGGGTGCACAGATCTTCGGCACGTCCATGGCCCTGTACGAGGGGACCGACCTCGACGAACGGTACGCCCGGTACACGAACACGAATCTCGCCGATTACCACATCCCGGTGAACGCCGACATCACCGACCATCAGATCATCATCATTCCGGAGATCGACAACTCGCTCAACGAACTCGGGATCAAGGGCGTCGGCGAACTCGCCACCAGCGGCGTGAACGCCGCCATCGCCAATGCCGTGCACCACGCCACCGGGGTCCGGATCCGGGAGCTGCCGATCCGGCTCGAAAAGCTGCTTTCCGTACGGGCCTGA
- a CDS encoding dihydrofolate reductase family protein, with translation MSDVGTVTGKVVVNRVMSLDGFIAGPGHSMDWVFEYMTADTVPEVMAATGAMLVGRNTYEVGKRMADQNPSYDGGAQFVLTHNPPAEPDPAVTFLTCGLEEAVATARSAAGGKNLEILGADVAAQCLQRGLVDEILVYVLPLLLGDGVRFSPPGLDRIDLEPFSNTQSGAVTMLRFRVRK, from the coding sequence ATGAGTGATGTAGGCACCGTCACTGGCAAGGTGGTCGTGAACAGGGTGATGTCGCTGGACGGCTTCATTGCCGGTCCTGGCCACTCGATGGACTGGGTCTTCGAGTACATGACCGCGGATACGGTCCCGGAGGTCATGGCGGCCACGGGCGCCATGCTCGTCGGCCGGAATACCTACGAGGTCGGCAAGCGTATGGCCGACCAGAACCCCAGCTACGACGGGGGAGCACAGTTCGTCCTCACCCACAATCCTCCCGCCGAGCCGGACCCTGCCGTCACATTCCTCACCTGCGGACTTGAGGAAGCCGTTGCCACGGCACGCAGCGCCGCAGGCGGCAAGAACCTGGAGATCCTCGGTGCCGATGTGGCCGCCCAGTGTCTACAGCGCGGGCTTGTCGACGAGATCCTGGTGTATGTCCTACCGCTGCTACTCGGCGACGGCGTCCGTTTCTCGCCTCCGGGCCTCGACAGGATCGACCTGGAACCTTTCAGCAATACCCAGTCGGGCGCCGTCACCATGCTCCGCTTCCGCGTGCGAAAGTAG
- a CDS encoding VOC family protein, which translates to MTVTGRLEAVALDAPDIEKLASFYAELAGWEIVRKDPNWITVRTSDGQEVAFQLAPDHVPPRWPGQDQPQQFHLDLLVDGHEAAAQRAVSLGATRLADGATWITLADPAGHPFDLCQRDGVGPAMELFAATIDAPDAPALARFYADLLAMEVTYEGPEGALIASGARNVMFQQVSDYRAPRWPDPANPQQAHLDILVDDLDAGQARALELGASRLDGGGERFRVFADPAGHPFCLTC; encoded by the coding sequence ATGACTGTGACAGGACGTCTGGAGGCCGTCGCACTCGACGCGCCGGATATCGAGAAGCTTGCCTCGTTCTACGCCGAGCTCGCCGGTTGGGAGATCGTCCGGAAGGACCCCAACTGGATCACCGTACGGACCTCCGACGGGCAGGAGGTCGCCTTCCAGCTCGCCCCGGACCACGTCCCGCCCCGCTGGCCGGGCCAGGACCAACCGCAGCAGTTCCACCTCGACCTGCTGGTCGACGGCCACGAGGCGGCGGCGCAGCGGGCGGTGAGCCTCGGTGCCACCCGGTTGGCCGACGGCGCGACCTGGATCACGCTGGCCGACCCGGCCGGCCACCCGTTCGACCTGTGCCAGCGCGACGGTGTCGGTCCGGCGATGGAGCTGTTCGCGGCGACGATCGACGCGCCCGACGCACCGGCCCTGGCCCGGTTCTACGCCGACCTGCTGGCGATGGAGGTCACCTACGAGGGGCCCGAGGGCGCACTCATCGCCAGCGGTGCCAGGAACGTGATGTTCCAGCAGGTCAGCGACTACCGGGCACCCCGTTGGCCGGATCCGGCCAACCCGCAGCAGGCGCACCTGGACATCCTCGTCGACGACCTCGACGCGGGCCAGGCGCGGGCACTGGAGCTGGGCGCGTCGCGGCTGGACGGCGGTGGCGAGCGGTTCCGGGTGTTCGCGGATCCGGCCGGGCACCCGTTCTGTCTCACCTGCTGA
- a CDS encoding GTP-binding protein, translating to MDYEHSDAPAGSHTLPTAFKILIAGGFGVGKTTMVGAVSETGPLRTEEVLSEQGIGIDDLSGVEAKTTTTVAMDFGRITINDDLVLYLFGTPGQDRFWFVWDELALGALGAVVLADTRRLADCFPSIDYFERQGTPFIVAVNCFEGARQYALEEVKLALDLDPDVPVMLCDARQRQSGKEVLIALLREAMQRRERDRAAAGR from the coding sequence ATGGACTACGAGCACTCTGACGCCCCTGCCGGTAGCCACACGCTGCCGACGGCCTTCAAGATCCTCATCGCCGGCGGCTTCGGGGTCGGTAAGACCACCATGGTCGGGGCGGTCAGCGAGACCGGACCGCTGCGTACCGAGGAGGTCCTGTCCGAGCAGGGCATCGGGATCGACGACCTCTCCGGCGTCGAGGCGAAGACCACCACGACCGTCGCGATGGACTTCGGCCGGATCACGATCAACGACGATCTGGTCCTCTACCTCTTCGGGACACCGGGCCAGGACCGGTTCTGGTTCGTCTGGGACGAACTGGCGCTCGGTGCACTGGGCGCGGTCGTCCTCGCCGACACCCGCAGACTCGCCGACTGTTTCCCCTCGATCGACTACTTCGAGCGGCAGGGCACCCCGTTCATCGTGGCGGTCAACTGCTTCGAGGGCGCCCGCCAGTACGCGCTCGAAGAGGTCAAGCTCGCGCTCGACCTCGATCCGGACGTACCGGTGATGCTCTGCGACGCCCGGCAGCGGCAGTCCGGCAAGGAGGTCCTGATCGCGTTGCTGCGCGAGGCCATGCAGCGTCGCGAGCGGGACCGCGCGGCCGCCGGCCGCTAG
- a CDS encoding DUF742 domain-containing protein: MTRGRTRPVRGRFDLISLVLTTRADAPLELGLGPEHLAIVGLCHRTQSVAEVAAHLNLPLGTIRVLLGDLLERHFVEVREPRPATALPDDSVFEAVINGLRAL; encoded by the coding sequence ATGACCCGTGGACGGACCAGGCCCGTACGGGGCAGGTTCGACCTGATCTCACTGGTGCTGACGACCCGGGCCGACGCTCCGCTGGAGCTCGGCCTCGGGCCCGAACACCTCGCCATCGTCGGCCTCTGCCATCGGACGCAGTCGGTCGCCGAGGTCGCGGCGCACCTCAATTTGCCCCTCGGCACCATCCGCGTCCTGCTCGGCGACCTGCTTGAGCGGCACTTCGTAGAGGTGCGGGAACCCCGGCCGGCGACCGCCCTACCGGACGACAGCGTATTCGAGGCAGTGATCAATGGACTACGAGCACTCTGA